The DNA region CGCGAACGCCAGGAAGAACCAGAACTGCAGATGGTGCGGCACGGTGATCTGCAGGAGCGCTTCGTAGCTGAAGCTGTACGACCCGCCGGTGGCGACGGCATGCGTGTACGCCAGGCCGAGGATGGCGACCAGCATCAGCACGCTGCCCGCCATCGTGTAGAGGATGAACTTGACGGCCGCGTAGATGCGCCGGTCGTAGCCCCACACCCCGATCAGGAAGTACATCGGGATGAGCATCGCGTCCCAGAACACGTAGAACAGGAACATGTCGAGCGACAGGAAGACGCCAATCATCGCGCTCTCGAGCACGAGCATGAAGAAGCAGAACTCCTTCACCTTCTTGTGCACCGACTCCCACGAACAGAGCAGCGCCAGCGGCGTCAGGAAACCGGTCAGGACCACGAGAAACAGGCTGATGCCGTCGACGCCCAAGGCGTACTGGATGCCAAACGAGGGGATCCAGTCGACGCGCTCGACGAACTGGAAATCGGCGCTGCGCGGATCGAACCCTGTCCACAGCCACAACGTCCCGACAAACTCGACGATCGAGATCCCCAACGCGACCCAGTGTACGAACCGGTCGCGCTCGCCCTCGCGGTTGCGGATGAGCAGCAGAAGCACCGCGCCGACCAGCGGCAGCGCGATGAGCAATGAGAGCATGGGCACTATCGCCATACGTAGTATCCGAGAATCACGACCACGCCCACGAAGATCGAGAGCGCATAGGCACGAATCGAACCCGTCTGCAGCCGTCGCAGCACGTCGCTCCACCCGCTGACCGACTCGCCGGCCATGTTGACCGCGCCGTCGATCAGGCCGGCATCCACGATCTTCCACAGGCCGCGTTCCGACACCCGGTAGATAGGTTGCACAATCACCGCGTCGTAGGCCTCGTCTATGTAGTACTTATTGAGCAGCAAGCGGTGGAGGCCGGCGAACCTCGCGGCGATCCGGTCCGTCACGTCACGCCGTCGAAGAAAGAAGAACGCCGCCAGGCCGATGCCCGCAGCCGCGATCCCGCTCGAGAACGCCATCAGTGTCAGTTCAGTCCGTTGCTCTTCTGCCGCGTTCCCGGTTTCGACGGTCTTCCCGCCTTCGCCCGCCTTTCCGCCTTCGCCTCCCCGAACCTCGGAGGCTTCGGCGGAGCCTACGGCCGCATGAACAGGAGCGGCTTCGGCGTGGCCTGCGGCCCCCGCAACGTGTGGCGCGCCAGCCTCGATCCCCGGCACCGCGAAACTCGGTTCGAGAAAGGCCTCGATGCGATTGCTGCTGCCGATGTACCCGGCCACCACGGACCCGACAGCGAGCAGGACGAGCGCGATGGCCATCGCCGGCGGCGCGTCGTGGAGGTGCGAGCCGTGGCCGCCCGCCTTCGCACTCACTGCGCCCATCGCTACGGCGGGATCATGGCTCCCCATGCCTGTGGCTCGGGAGCCATGAAACGTGAGGAACACCAGCCGGAACATGTACGTGGCCGTCAGCAGCGACGCGATCACGGCCACTGCCCACACCGTCTTGTGGCCTCCCGAGAACGCCTTCCAGAGGATCTCGTCCTTGCTGAAGAACCCAGATAGCGGGGGCACCCCGGCAATCGCCAACGCTCCAATCAGGAACGTCCAGTAGGTCACGGGCAGTTCCCGGCGCAGGCCGCCCATCTTCCGAATGTCTTGCTCGCCGGCAAGCGCGTGAATCACCGCGCCCGATCCCAGGAACAACAGCGCCTTGAAGAATGCGTGCGTGTAGAGATGGAAGATGCCGGCCGCAAACGCCCCGACCCCCATGGCCACGAACATGAGGCCCAGCTGGGACACGGTCGAGTACGCCAGCACCCGCTTGATGTCGTTCTGCACCAGACCGATCGTGCCTGCCATCAGGGCCGTCGCCACACCGATGCCGGCGACGATCGCCAGCGTGTCTGGTGCATGGCTGAACAGCACGGCGTTGCGCCCGATCATGTACACGCCCGCCGTCACCATCGTCGCCGCGTGGATGAACGCGGAGACCGGCGTCGGACCTTCCATCGCGTCGGGCAACCAGACATAGAGGGGAATCTGCGCCGACTTGCCGGTGGCACCGACAAAGAGCAGCAGCGTGGCGATCGACAGCGTGCCGAAGACCGCCTCGGGTGGCAGCTGCCCCGCCTTGTGCGCCACGGCCTGGAAGTCGAGCGTGCCGAACTGCACCCAGACCATGAACATGCCGAGCAGGAATCCAAAATCACCCACCCGGTTGACGATGAACGCCTTCTTGCCCGCGTCGGAGGCCGATTTCTTCGAGAACCAGAAGCCAATCAGCAGGTACGAGCAGAGACCCACGCCTTCCCAGCCGACGAACATCACCGGGAAGTTGGCGCCGAGCACGAGCACCAGCATGAACGCGGCAAACAGGTTGAGGTAGGAGAAGTAGCGCGCGTACTCGCTGTCGCGCTCCTCGTGCATATAGGCTGTCGAATAGAGGTGAATCAGGAAGCCGATGCCCGTCACCACCAGTACCATGACGGCGCCCAACGGATCCAGACGCAGCGTGAACGGAATCGAAAGAGCCCCGGATTCGACCCACGGCGCCACTTGATCCACGATGCCGCGCGAATCGGGTGCCATCTGGACCAGCGTCCAGACCGACCACGCCGACACGAGGAACGCTCCGAACATCGCGAGGCACGCGACCGCGCCGGCGATCGCCTTCGAGAGCCGGCGGCCCAGCGCGAGGTTGATCAGGAACCCGAGGAACGGTAGCAACGGAATAAAGCGCAGCACGAATCCCCTCACCACTTCAAGCTGGTGAACATGTCCGGATTGAGCGTTTCACGGTGCCGGAAGAGCGCAATGACCAGCGCGAGTCCGACGGCGGCCTCGGCGGCCGCGACCGTGACGACGAAAAACATGATGACCTGGCCGTCGGCCGAGCCAATGGTGCGGCCAAACGCGATGAAGGCCAGGTTGACGGCGTTCAGCATCACCTCGATCGACAGCAGCATCGTGATCACGTTGCGGCGCAGGAACACGCCGATCGTGCCGGTGGCAAACAGGATGGCCGACAGCACCAGGTAGTGTTCGAGTGACACCATCGCCCTATAACTCCCGCTTGGCCAGGACCACGGCGCCCACCATGGCCACGATGATCAGGATGGACGTCACTTCGAAGGCGAACGCGTAGTCGGTAAACAGCAACTGCCCGAGTGCGCGGACCGATCCGAGCGCCGCCGCGTCGGGCGACGCGCCGCCGGTCAGCATGCCATCCTGCGCGTGGCCCGCGCGCACCAGCGCCCACACCAGTTCGGCCGCGAGCACCACGGCCAGCACGGCGCCCATATAGAGCGGCTTCTTCATCGTCGGCGCGCCAGCCGACACATAGTCGTCTTCCTTGTGCGCGTTCAACAGCATCACGACAAAGAGGAACAGCACCATGATGGCGCCGGCGTAGATGATGATCTGGATGACCGCGGCAAATGGCGAGTCGAGCGTGATGTAGAGCGCGGCCAGGGCCGCGAACGACACGATCAGCAGCAGCACGCTGTGCATCGCGTTGCGCCCCAGCACCACCAGC from Acidobacteriota bacterium includes:
- the nuoL gene encoding NADH-quinone oxidoreductase subunit L, with translation MLRFIPLLPFLGFLINLALGRRLSKAIAGAVACLAMFGAFLVSAWSVWTLVQMAPDSRGIVDQVAPWVESGALSIPFTLRLDPLGAVMVLVVTGIGFLIHLYSTAYMHEERDSEYARYFSYLNLFAAFMLVLVLGANFPVMFVGWEGVGLCSYLLIGFWFSKKSASDAGKKAFIVNRVGDFGFLLGMFMVWVQFGTLDFQAVAHKAGQLPPEAVFGTLSIATLLLFVGATGKSAQIPLYVWLPDAMEGPTPVSAFIHAATMVTAGVYMIGRNAVLFSHAPDTLAIVAGIGVATALMAGTIGLVQNDIKRVLAYSTVSQLGLMFVAMGVGAFAAGIFHLYTHAFFKALLFLGSGAVIHALAGEQDIRKMGGLRRELPVTYWTFLIGALAIAGVPPLSGFFSKDEILWKAFSGGHKTVWAVAVIASLLTATYMFRLVFLTFHGSRATGMGSHDPAVAMGAVSAKAGGHGSHLHDAPPAMAIALVLLAVGSVVAGYIGSSNRIEAFLEPSFAVPGIEAGAPHVAGAAGHAEAAPVHAAVGSAEASEVRGGEGGKAGEGGKTVETGNAAEEQRTELTLMAFSSGIAAAGIGLAAFFFLRRRDVTDRIAARFAGLHRLLLNKYYIDEAYDAVIVQPIYRVSERGLWKIVDAGLIDGAVNMAGESVSGWSDVLRRLQTGSIRAYALSIFVGVVVILGYYVWR
- the nuoK gene encoding NADH-quinone oxidoreductase subunit NuoK; translation: MVSLEHYLVLSAILFATGTIGVFLRRNVITMLLSIEVMLNAVNLAFIAFGRTIGSADGQVIMFFVVTVAAAEAAVGLALVIALFRHRETLNPDMFTSLKW
- a CDS encoding NADH-quinone oxidoreductase subunit J, whose product is MGTELLLFYLFGGVAVAASLLVVLGRNAMHSVLLLIVSFAALAALYITLDSPFAAVIQIIIYAGAIMVLFLFVVMLLNAHKEDDYVSAGAPTMKKPLYMGAVLAVVLAAELVWALVRAGHAQDGMLTGGASPDAAALGSVRALGQLLFTDYAFAFEVTSILIIVAMVGAVVLAKREL